The Parcubacteria group bacterium genome has a window encoding:
- a CDS encoding dihydroorotate dehydrogenase translates to MTPSPEKIFTATVLSNHPETEGSHVHELQLRLDKDHFSATAGQFISLAPIDRTTIAPRPFTIVSYHDTVLTLLINTIGTNTRAYACMQPGEQINLYGPYGKEIDLGQNCTSCIFIGGGIGNAALVQPMHKALDQHMDVTVYLGAREEGLIPALAQFNNPPINLETITERGSARTGLVTQLLHDALRTDNGRSTVVACGPKIMLRKVHDLCEMHGNPCIVIVEEVMVCGMGSCKECAIFGGVDGKEVRHVCADGPAFDSQWICWDLFSPRSTPRIVTPRTIINKKDIDTRCTIGNLMLATPFMNCSGTLDLDACMDGSVDLTGLGAFVIKGLSLYPRSGNPMPRVCETPSGMLNSIGLEYIGIDAFITDILPRLLTLNIPIIANINGISIEEYQAMTERLNDTDIGALEVNISCPNVKEGGMIFGVDPHFAARVTSAVKNISRFPTIVKLTPNDTDIAMIARAVEDAGADAISAINTVLGTAIDIWNRKPVLAKVVGGLSGPAIRPIALRCVMSIAQAVKIPIIGMGGNENGYTAAEFMMAGATATAFGTSGFANRTIFPQALEKLREVAHFHGYTSTSEIVKSLKRS, encoded by the coding sequence ATGACCCCATCGCCAGAGAAGATCTTTACAGCAACTGTACTATCCAATCATCCGGAAACAGAAGGTTCACATGTGCATGAATTGCAACTGCGTTTGGACAAAGATCATTTTTCGGCGACGGCAGGACAATTTATCAGTCTGGCCCCCATTGACCGAACGACAATCGCCCCGCGACCATTCACGATCGTTTCCTATCATGACACCGTACTCACACTGCTGATCAACACGATTGGCACAAACACGCGCGCATATGCATGTATGCAACCAGGAGAACAGATCAATCTCTATGGTCCTTATGGAAAAGAGATCGATCTTGGTCAAAATTGCACATCCTGCATTTTCATTGGTGGCGGGATCGGCAATGCGGCACTGGTCCAACCAATGCACAAAGCACTGGATCAGCACATGGATGTGACTGTCTACCTTGGCGCAAGAGAAGAGGGATTGATTCCCGCTCTTGCACAATTCAATAACCCTCCCATCAATCTTGAAACCATCACGGAACGCGGATCTGCGCGCACAGGCCTTGTCACGCAACTTCTGCATGACGCTCTGCGCACTGACAACGGTCGTTCAACGGTTGTTGCATGCGGTCCAAAGATCATGTTGCGAAAAGTCCACGATCTCTGCGAAATGCATGGAAATCCCTGTATCGTGATCGTGGAAGAGGTCATGGTCTGTGGCATGGGCTCGTGCAAAGAATGTGCGATCTTTGGTGGTGTTGATGGCAAGGAGGTACGCCATGTATGCGCTGACGGTCCCGCATTTGATTCCCAGTGGATCTGTTGGGATCTATTCTCACCTCGATCTACACCACGCATAGTTACGCCTCGCACAATCATTAACAAAAAGGACATCGACACACGATGTACGATTGGCAATCTCATGCTTGCGACACCATTTATGAATTGCTCCGGCACATTGGATCTTGATGCGTGCATGGACGGTAGTGTCGATCTTACAGGGTTGGGCGCATTTGTCATCAAGGGACTTTCACTTTACCCTCGATCCGGTAATCCCATGCCACGTGTGTGCGAAACACCCTCCGGCATGCTCAATTCGATCGGTTTGGAGTATATCGGCATTGATGCTTTTATCACAGATATACTACCGCGTCTGCTTACACTAAACATCCCGATCATCGCAAACATCAACGGCATTTCGATCGAGGAATACCAGGCAATGACAGAACGGCTCAATGACACAGATATTGGCGCTCTGGAAGTAAACATCTCCTGTCCGAATGTAAAAGAAGGCGGAATGATCTTTGGTGTAGATCCCCATTTTGCAGCACGTGTGACATCTGCAGTAAAAAACATTTCACGCTTTCCCACCATCGTCAAACTCACCCCAAACGACACTGATATTGCAATGATCGCACGGGCTGTAGAAGATGCTGGTGCTGATGCGATCTCAGCCATCAATACTGTACTTGGCACTGCGATTGATATATGGAATCGCAAACCCGTACTTGCCAAGGTTGTCGGCGGACTATCGGGGCCGGCAATTCGCCCCATCGCCTTGCGCTGTGTGATGAGTATTGCACAAGCCGTAAAAATCCCGATCATCGGTATGGGCGGTAATGAGAATGGGTACACGGCAGCGGAATTTATGATGGCAGGTGCGACGGCAACAGCCTTTGGCACATCAGGATTTGCCAATCGCACGATCTTTCCCCAAGCGCTTGAAAAGTTGCGAGAAGTGGCGCATTTTCACGGATATACGTCAACGTCTGAGATTGTAAAAAGTCTCAAACGTTCCTAA
- a CDS encoding CARDB domain-containing protein, protein MENEPTPVEENESMSGEESEHVSDEQPTKKFTPFQWAVMILLGVLVLVLVGFFVVYALKKSDNDRAIEEEAQKTTTTSEDAVDTNVKPPSVPSVSEPANSDETVTNVVKKPDLYVKSYDLGETPRIGDEFTAKIVVGNKGTIAAGGFSWEWWPTSSGRDCKGDIDSLAVGGTKLIECEYTYDETDEYSTKFIVDSKDDVNESDENNNVSTKKINVAEKADLYVSDYDFNHDPVSGEEFTVRIKIKNKGETDAEDFYWEWWGTVTGSRACREKIDILKAGDSETVECDYTYGGWADYTTKAVVDSDTDVDESDEGNNTYTKNVIPIH, encoded by the coding sequence ATGGAAAACGAACCAACGCCAGTAGAAGAAAACGAATCAATGTCGGGGGAGGAATCCGAACACGTTTCGGACGAACAGCCGACAAAAAAGTTTACTCCGTTTCAGTGGGCAGTAATGATTCTCCTAGGTGTCTTAGTTTTGGTATTGGTTGGATTTTTTGTTGTTTATGCGTTGAAAAAATCGGATAATGATCGTGCGATTGAAGAGGAAGCACAAAAGACGACAACAACCAGTGAGGATGCTGTCGACACAAATGTAAAGCCGCCAAGCGTGCCCTCTGTGAGCGAACCTGCAAATTCAGATGAAACCGTGACGAATGTGGTAAAAAAACCGGATCTCTATGTGAAAAGTTATGATCTCGGTGAAACTCCGCGGATCGGTGATGAATTTACGGCAAAGATCGTTGTGGGAAACAAAGGCACGATTGCCGCAGGAGGTTTCAGTTGGGAATGGTGGCCGACAAGTTCCGGTCGTGATTGTAAGGGTGATATAGACAGTTTAGCTGTCGGCGGGACGAAGCTTATTGAGTGTGAATATACGTATGATGAAACGGACGAATATTCTACGAAATTCATCGTTGACTCAAAAGATGATGTTAATGAAAGTGATGAAAACAATAACGTGAGCACAAAGAAAATTAACGTGGCAGAAAAAGCCGATCTCTATGTCAGTGACTATGATTTTAATCATGATCCGGTTTCGGGGGAGGAATTCACGGTAAGAATAAAGATCAAGAACAAAGGGGAAACCGATGCAGAGGATTTCTATTGGGAATGGTGGGGGACAGTGACAGGTAGTAGGGCATGTCGCGAAAAAATTGATATTCTCAAGGCTGGTGACAGTGAGACGGTAGAGTGTGACTATACATATGGTGGCTGGGCAGACTATACGACAAAAGCAGTCGTAGATTCTGATACGGATGTCGATGAAAGCGATGAAGGCAATAACACATATACGAAAAATGTGATCCCGATCCATTAA
- a CDS encoding alpha/beta hydrolase: protein MECIIIHGCPSDVEKTMNSETRTYDKHWIPWIKEKLTEKGIKVETPLMPEPWYPNYEKFKTEFEKYEVTEDAVLIGHSCGCAFLARWLGETKQKVAKLILVAPWKIPDESDGDDEDRKKFYIYPIDETIKDRIQKIVMFTADDEEDNGKKSLEIYHEALGGEVIVLKGRGHYTMGDMGTIEFPELIEAILK, encoded by the coding sequence ATGGAATGTATAATCATTCACGGCTGCCCGTCTGATGTAGAAAAGACAATGAATTCTGAAACGAGGACTTATGATAAGCACTGGATTCCTTGGATAAAAGAAAAACTGACTGAAAAAGGTATAAAAGTTGAAACCCCACTTATGCCAGAACCGTGGTATCCAAATTACGAAAAATTCAAGACAGAATTTGAAAAATATGAAGTCACTGAAGATGCTGTCCTAATTGGACACAGTTGTGGTTGTGCTTTTTTAGCCCGCTGGTTAGGGGAAACAAAACAAAAGGTGGCAAAGTTGATATTGGTGGCTCCTTGGAAAATACCTGATGAGAGTGATGGGGATGATGAGGATAGAAAAAAATTCTATATCTATCCGATTGACGAAACGATCAAAGATAGGATTCAAAAAATTGTAATGTTCACGGCGGATGATGAGGAGGATAATGGCAAGAAAAGTCTTGAAATTTATCACGAAGCATTGGGCGGTGAAGTTATTGTTCTGAAAGGACGCGGACATTATACGATGGGAGATATGGGGACGATTGAATTTCCAGAGTTAATTGAAGCGATTTTAAAATAA
- a CDS encoding AAA family ATPase — protein sequence MFLKRLEIKGFKSFATETTFDFSPRCKGTHKDGAMHTCGITAIVGPNGSGKSNVSDAVRWVMGEQSMKTLRGKKGEDVIFSGSEKRGKLSMAEVSLVFDNMDKVMPIEFDEVIVTRKVYRNGESEYLINDAHVRLLDIVDLLARVGIGKESYCVVGQGMTDAILNASALERREIIEEAAGVKHFQIRKMRALKKLDRTKENLDQVRAIITEVTPHLRSLRRQAGKAKQGKEVHEALKESQRNYFAFMWNNLYGEKVRLEDERQRIGIELKNAERDVDKLNDQIMAESKKVEDAEKIGEYEKEKRAVYVQLQSLEKKVAVAEGHIEIQKERRNHEKKVRSIPVDLQYVQKQLSDIRTKQDALVAELDAVVEIGEIKAIVKKLKAIHKEVDRLYDDAGKKHIDVVQDDYDARVKKYDDKIAELDREIAEHAKNIIGIRKEIERLDHLITEAVAADKHARMQFFALEKELREKQRLLDAVRERFNETKVEIARIEVREEDVVTEVRQELGVEVDALGACTDATATREDMEREMYKLRSKYEQIGGIDPMVIEEYEEMQERFDVLNNESEDLMQAITQLKEVVKEMDQKIHTEFVSAFKEINVEFTKYFRILFNGGNAKLSKVMVDVTPQKKKTDEIEGDVELEILQDIADEEMANTRKNQTKTEVGIEIIASPPGKKIKHLSSLSGGERSLTSVAMLLAIISYNPPPFTILDEVEAALDEANSRRLAKIFAELSHKTQFIIITHNRETMRHSDTMYGVTMGHDGASQILSVKLEQIKNDGEIEE from the coding sequence ATTTTCTCGGGATCAGAAAAGCGCGGTAAATTATCAATGGCGGAGGTGTCGTTGGTTTTTGACAATATGGACAAAGTGATGCCGATCGAGTTTGATGAAGTGATCGTGACGCGCAAAGTCTATCGCAATGGAGAGAGTGAATATCTTATCAACGATGCGCATGTGCGACTATTGGACATTGTGGATCTCTTGGCGCGCGTTGGTATTGGCAAGGAAAGTTATTGTGTCGTGGGGCAAGGTATGACCGACGCGATCTTGAACGCGAGTGCATTGGAAAGACGCGAGATCATCGAGGAAGCCGCCGGTGTCAAACATTTTCAGATTCGCAAGATGCGCGCACTTAAGAAACTTGATCGCACCAAAGAAAATCTCGATCAAGTACGTGCAATCATCACCGAAGTGACGCCACATTTGCGCTCTTTGCGCAGACAAGCGGGAAAGGCAAAGCAAGGAAAAGAGGTCCATGAAGCACTCAAAGAATCGCAACGCAATTATTTTGCGTTCATGTGGAACAATCTGTACGGGGAGAAAGTGCGCTTGGAAGATGAACGACAGCGGATCGGGATCGAACTAAAAAACGCGGAACGTGACGTAGATAAGCTCAACGATCAGATCATGGCGGAATCCAAAAAGGTGGAAGATGCGGAAAAGATTGGGGAGTACGAAAAAGAAAAGCGGGCTGTCTATGTGCAATTGCAATCACTGGAAAAAAAGGTTGCTGTAGCGGAGGGGCATATTGAGATCCAAAAAGAACGGCGCAATCACGAAAAGAAAGTGCGAAGTATCCCGGTGGATCTGCAATATGTACAAAAGCAACTATCGGATATTCGCACAAAGCAAGATGCGCTTGTCGCGGAGTTGGATGCTGTAGTGGAGATCGGTGAAATAAAAGCAATTGTCAAAAAATTAAAAGCGATCCACAAGGAGGTGGACCGTCTCTATGATGATGCGGGAAAAAAGCATATTGATGTTGTGCAGGATGATTATGATGCGCGTGTCAAAAAATATGATGATAAGATCGCAGAATTGGATCGTGAAATTGCGGAGCATGCCAAAAATATTATAGGAATTCGTAAAGAGATCGAACGATTAGACCATCTGATCACGGAAGCTGTTGCCGCGGACAAGCATGCGCGCATGCAGTTTTTTGCATTGGAGAAAGAATTGCGGGAGAAACAGCGCCTTCTCGATGCCGTGCGGGAACGATTCAATGAGACCAAGGTGGAGATCGCTCGTATAGAAGTGCGTGAGGAAGATGTGGTTACGGAGGTGCGACAGGAACTCGGTGTGGAAGTGGATGCGCTCGGTGCATGCACGGATGCGACCGCAACGCGCGAGGACATGGAGCGAGAGATGTACAAGTTGCGCAGTAAATATGAGCAGATCGGCGGGATCGATCCGATGGTGATCGAAGAGTATGAGGAGATGCAGGAACGATTTGATGTGCTCAACAACGAGTCAGAGGATCTGATGCAAGCGATCACACAGCTCAAAGAAGTGGTCAAAGAAATGGATCAAAAGATCCATACAGAATTCGTCTCCGCGTTCAAAGAGATCAATGTTGAGTTTACGAAATATTTCCGTATTCTGTTTAACGGTGGCAACGCAAAGCTTTCAAAGGTGATGGTAGACGTTACGCCGCAAAAAAAGAAAACGGATGAGATTGAAGGTGACGTCGAGTTGGAAATTTTGCAAGATATTGCGGATGAAGAGATGGCTAATACCAGAAAAAATCAAACAAAAACCGAAGTGGGAATTGAGATCATCGCATCACCGCCGGGCAAAAAGATCAAACACCTCTCATCACTCTCCGGTGGTGAACGCTCACTTACATCAGTAGCGATGTTGTTGGCGATCATTTCGTATAATCCACCGCCATTTACAATTCTTGATGAAGTGGAAGCGGCACTTGATGAGGCCAATTCACGACGTTTGGCAAAGATCTTTGCAGAATTGTCGCACAAGACGCAATTTATCATCATTACGCACAATCGTGAAACAATGCGACACTCTGATACGATGTATGGTGTGACAATGGGTCACGATGGCGCATCACAAATTCTTTCTGTCAAATTGGAACAGATCAAAAATGACGGAGAGATCGAGGAATGA